A portion of the Streptomyces platensis genome contains these proteins:
- the rplR gene encoding 50S ribosomal protein L18 yields the protein MAYGVKIAKGDAYKRAAAKRRHIRIRKRISGTPERPRLVVTRSNRGITAQVIDDIAGHTLASASTLDASIRGGEGDKSAQAQKVGSLVAERAKAAGVEAVVFDRGGKQYAGRIAALADAAREAGLKF from the coding sequence ATGGCATACGGTGTGAAGATCGCCAAGGGCGACGCTTACAAGCGGGCCGCTGCGAAGCGCCGCCACATCCGCATCCGTAAGCGGATTTCGGGTACCCCGGAGCGTCCGCGTCTGGTGGTGACGCGGTCCAACCGTGGCATCACCGCTCAGGTCATCGACGACATCGCGGGCCACACGCTGGCCTCGGCGTCGACCCTGGACGCGTCGATCCGTGGTGGCGAGGGCGACAAGAGCGCTCAGGCCCAGAAGGTCGGCTCCCTGGTCGCCGAGCGTGCCAAGGCCGCCGGTGTCGAGGCCGTCGTGTTCGACCGTGGTGGCAAGCAGTACGCCGGGCGGATTGCCGCTCTGGCCGACGCCGCCCGCGAAGCCGGGCTGAAGTTCTAA